One genomic window of Streptococcus mitis includes the following:
- the trmFO gene encoding methylenetetrahydrofolate--tRNA-(uracil(54)-C(5))-methyltransferase (FADH(2)-oxidizing) TrmFO, whose translation MSQSYINVIGAGLAGSEAAYQIAERGIPVKLYEMRGVKSTPQHKTDNFAELVCSNSLRGDALTNAVGLLKEEMRRLGSVILESAEATRVPAGGALAVDRDGFSQMVTEKVANHPLIEVIRDEITELPTDVITVVATGPLTGDTLAEKIHALNDGDGFYFYDAAAPIIDVNTIDMSKVYLKSRYDKGEAAYLNAPMTKQEFMDFHEALVNAEEAPLNSFEKEKYFEGCMPIEVMAKRGIKTMLYGPMKPVGLEYPDDYTGPRDGEFKTPYAVVQLRQDNAAGSLYNIVGFQTHLKWGEQKRVFQMIPGLENAEFVRYGVMHRNSYMDSPNLLEQTYRSKKQPNLFFAGQMTGVEGYVESAASGLVAGINAARLFKGESEAIFPETTAIGSLAHYITHADSKHFQPMNVNFGIIKDLEGERIRDKKARYEKIAERALSDLEEFLTV comes from the coding sequence GTGTCTCAATCTTATATCAATGTTATCGGTGCTGGTTTGGCAGGTTCTGAAGCAGCCTACCAAATCGCAGAGCGTGGTATTCCAGTTAAACTTTATGAAATGCGTGGTGTCAAGTCAACACCCCAGCACAAAACAGACAATTTTGCAGAGTTAGTTTGTTCCAATTCCTTGCGTGGAGATGCTTTGACAAATGCTGTTGGGCTTCTCAAGGAAGAAATGCGTCGCTTAGGTTCTGTTATCTTGGAATCAGCAGAAGCTACACGTGTTCCTGCTGGTGGTGCCCTTGCGGTGGACCGTGATGGTTTCTCCCAAATGGTGACTGAAAAAGTGGCCAACCATCCCTTGATTGAAGTGATTCGTGATGAAATTACAGAATTGCCAACTGACGTTATTACGGTTGTCGCTACTGGTCCTTTGACTGGCGATACCCTAGCTGAGAAGATTCATGCCCTTAATGACGGCGATGGTTTCTATTTCTACGACGCGGCAGCGCCTATTATCGATGTCAACACTATTGATATGAGCAAGGTCTATCTCAAGTCTCGTTATGACAAGGGAGAGGCGGCCTACCTCAATGCGCCTATGACTAAGCAAGAATTTATGGATTTTCATGAAGCCTTGGTCAATGCGGAAGAAGCGCCGCTGAATTCTTTTGAAAAAGAAAAGTACTTTGAAGGATGTATGCCTATCGAAGTCATGGCCAAACGTGGCATTAAAACTATGCTTTATGGACCTATGAAGCCAGTGGGGCTTGAGTATCCAGACGACTACACAGGACCTCGTGATGGCGAATTCAAAACACCGTACGCGGTTGTTCAACTTCGTCAGGACAATGCGGCTGGTAGCCTCTATAATATCGTCGGTTTCCAGACCCACCTCAAATGGGGAGAACAAAAGCGTGTCTTCCAAATGATTCCAGGTCTTGAAAATGCGGAGTTTGTTCGTTATGGTGTTATGCATCGCAATTCTTATATGGATTCACCAAATCTTCTTGAGCAGACTTACCGTTCTAAGAAACAACCAAATCTCTTCTTTGCTGGTCAAATGACGGGTGTGGAAGGCTATGTAGAGTCAGCAGCTTCAGGTTTGGTTGCGGGGATTAATGCTGCTCGTCTTTTCAAGGGAGAAAGCGAGGCTATTTTCCCAGAAACAACAGCAATTGGAAGTCTAGCTCATTACATCACCCATGCAGACAGCAAACATTTCCAACCAATGAATGTCAATTTTGGGATAATCAAGGATCTGGAAGGCGAACGTATCCGTGATAAGAAGGCTCGTTATGAAAAAATTGCAGAGCGTGCCCTTAGCGACTTAGAGGAATTTTTAACGGTCTAA
- the rsmI gene encoding 16S rRNA (cytidine(1402)-2'-O)-methyltransferase codes for MQIQKSFKGQSPYGKLYLVATPIGNLDDMTFRAIQTLKEVDWIAAEDTRNTGLLLKHFDISTKQISFHEHNAKEKIPDLIDSLKAGQSIAQVSDAGMPSISDPGHDLVKAAIEEEIAVVTVPGASAGISALIASGLAPQPHIFYGFLPRKSGQQKQFFDSKKDYPETQIFYESPHRVADTLENMLEVYGDRSVVLVRELTKIYEEYQRGKISELLESIAETPLKGECLLIVEGASQDVEKKDEEDLFLEIQARIQQGMKKNQAIKEVAKIYQWNKSQLYAAYHDWEEND; via the coding sequence ATGCAGATTCAAAAAAGTTTTAAGGGGCAGTCTCCCTATGGCAAGCTGTATCTAGTGGCAACGCCGATTGGAAATCTAGATGATATGACTTTTCGAGCTATCCAGACCTTGAAAGAAGTGGACTGGATTGCTGCTGAGGACACGCGCAATACAGGACTTTTGCTCAAGCATTTTGACATTTCTACCAAGCAGATTAGTTTTCATGAACACAATGCCAAGGAAAAGATTCCTGATTTGATTGATTCTCTGAAAGCAGGGCAAAGTATTGCTCAGGTATCCGACGCGGGTATGCCTAGTATCTCAGACCCTGGTCATGATTTGGTTAAGGCAGCTATTGAGGAAGAAATTGCAGTTGTCACCGTTCCAGGTGCCTCTGCAGGAATTTCTGCCTTGATTGCCAGTGGTTTAGCGCCACAGCCACATATCTTTTACGGCTTTTTACCCAGAAAATCAGGCCAGCAAAAGCAATTTTTTGACTCGAAAAAAGACTATCCTGAAACTCAGATTTTCTATGAATCGCCCCATCGTGTGGCAGATACTTTGGAAAATATGTTAGAAGTCTACGGTGACCGCTCGGTCGTCTTGGTTAGGGAATTGACTAAAATCTATGAAGAATACCAACGAGGAAAGATCTCTGAATTGCTGGAAAGCATAGCTGAAACGCCACTTAAGGGAGAATGCCTTCTCATCGTTGAAGGTGCCAGTCAGGATGTAGAAAAAAAAGACGAGGAAGACTTATTCTTAGAAATTCAAGCCCGTATCCAGCAAGGCATGAAGAAAAATCAAGCTATCAAGGAAGTCGCTAAGATTTACCAGTGGAATAAAAGCCAGCTTTACGCAGCCTACCATGACTGGGAAGAAAATGACTAA
- the yabA gene encoding DNA replication initiation control protein YabA, translated as MDKKELFDALDDFSQQLLVTLADVEAIKKNLKSLVEENTALRLENSKLRERLGEVEADAPVKAKHVRESVRRIYKDGFHVCNDFYGQRREQDEECMFCDELLYRE; from the coding sequence ATGGACAAAAAAGAATTATTTGACGCGCTGGATGATTTTTCCCAACAGTTATTGGTAACCTTGGCAGATGTAGAAGCCATCAAGAAAAATCTCAAGAGCCTGGTAGAGGAAAATACAGCTCTTCGCTTGGAAAATAGTAAGTTGCGTGAACGCTTGGGCGAGGTGGAAGCAGACGCTCCTGTCAAGGCCAAACATGTTCGCGAAAGTGTCCGTCGAATTTATAAAGATGGTTTTCACGTATGTAATGATTTTTATGGACAACGTCGAGAGCAGGACGAGGAATGTATGTTCTGTGACGAGTTGTTGTACAGGGAGTAG
- a CDS encoding DNA polymerase III subunit delta' — MKQDQLKAWQPDQFDRFVRILEQNQLNHAYLFSGFFGSLEMAQFLAKSLFCTDKVGVLPCEKCRNCKLIEQGEFPDVTLIKPVNQVIKTERIRELVGQFSQAGIESQQQVFIIEQAEKMHPNAANSLLKVIEEPQSEVYIFFLTSDEEKILPTIRSRTQIFHFKKQAEKLILLLEQMGLVKKKATLLTQFSQSRAEAEKLANQAGFWTLVDESERLLTWLVAKKKESYLQVAKLANLADDKEKQDQVLRILEVLCGQDLLQARVRVILQDLLEARRMWQANVSFQNAMEYLVLKEI, encoded by the coding sequence ATGAAACAAGATCAACTAAAGGCCTGGCAGCCAGATCAGTTTGACCGCTTTGTCCGTATTCTAGAACAAAACCAGCTCAATCACGCCTACCTCTTTTCAGGTTTCTTTGGAAGTTTGGAAATGGCGCAATTTTTGGCTAAGAGCCTCTTTTGTACAGATAAAGTAGGCGTCTTACCATGTGAGAAATGCCGAAATTGTAAGCTGATTGAACAGGGAGAATTTCCCGATGTTACTTTGATTAAGCCAGTCAATCAGGTCATCAAGACAGAACGCATTCGGGAATTGGTGGGACAGTTTTCTCAAGCAGGGATTGAAAGCCAGCAGCAGGTTTTTATTATCGAGCAAGCTGAGAAAATGCATCCTAACGCGGCTAATTCTCTGCTCAAGGTCATCGAAGAACCCCAGAGTGAGGTTTACATTTTCTTCTTGACCAGCGATGAGGAAAAGATCTTACCAACAATCCGCAGTCGGACGCAAATTTTTCACTTTAAAAAACAAGCAGAAAAACTCATCTTGCTCTTAGAACAAATGGGGCTGGTTAAGAAAAAAGCAACTCTCTTAACCCAGTTTAGTCAATCACGAGCTGAAGCAGAAAAGTTGGCTAATCAGGCAGGCTTTTGGACCTTGGTCGATGAAAGTGAACGCCTGCTGACTTGGTTAGTGGCTAAGAAAAAAGAAAGTTATCTGCAGGTTGCTAAATTAGCCAACTTGGCAGATGATAAGGAAAAACAAGATCAGGTTTTACGGATTCTTGAAGTCCTCTGTGGGCAGGACCTCCTGCAAGCAAGAGTTAGAGTGATTCTACAAGATTTGCTAGAAGCTAGAAGAATGTGGCAGGCTAATGTCAGCTTTCAAAATGCCATGGAATATCTGGTCTTGAAAGAAATATAA
- the tmk gene encoding dTMP kinase, translating into MSKGFLVSLEGPEGAGKTSVLEALLPILEEKGVEVLTTREPGGVLIGEKIREVILDPSHTQMDAKTELLLYIASRRQHLVEKVLPALEAGKLVIMDRFIDSSVAYQGFGRGLDIEAIGWLNHFATDGLKPDLTLYFDIDVEEGLARIAANSNREVNRLDLEGLNLHKKVRQGYLSLLDKEGNRIVKIDASFPLEQVVETTKAVLFDRMGLAK; encoded by the coding sequence ATGTCAAAAGGATTTTTAGTCTCTCTTGAGGGACCAGAGGGAGCAGGCAAGACCAGTGTTTTAGAGGCTCTGCTACCAATTTTAGAGGAAAAAGGAGTAGAAGTGCTGACGACCCGTGAACCTGGCGGAGTCTTGATAGGAGAGAAGATTCGGGAAGTGATTCTGGATCCAAGTCATACTCAGATGGATGCTAAAACAGAGCTTTTGCTCTATATCGCCAGTCGCAGACAGCACTTGGTGGAAAAAGTTCTCCCTGCCCTTGAAGCTGGTAAGTTGGTCATTATGGACCGCTTCATCGATAGTTCTGTTGCCTATCAGGGATTTGGTCGTGGTTTGGACATTGAAGCCATTGGCTGGCTCAATCACTTTGCGACAGATGGACTCAAACCTGATTTGACACTCTATTTTGACATCGATGTGGAAGAAGGACTGGCTCGCATTGCTGCTAATAGCAATCGTGAGGTCAATCGTTTGGACTTGGAAGGGTTGAACTTGCATAAAAAAGTTCGACAAGGCTACCTTTCTCTTCTGGATAAAGAGGGAAATCGTATTGTCAAGATTGATGCTAGTTTTCCTTTGGAGCAAGTTGTGGAAACAACTAAGGCTGTCTTGTTTGACAGAATGGGATTAGCTAAATGA
- the proC gene encoding pyrroline-5-carboxylate reductase, which translates to MKIGFIGLGNMGASLAKAVLQVKTGDQILLANRSQAKVDAFIANFGGQASSNEEIFAEADVIFLGVKPAQFSELLSQYQTILEKRASLLLISMAAGLTLEKLASLLPSQHRIIRMMPNTPASIGQGVISYALSPNCRVEDSELFCQLLTKAGLLVELGEGLIDAATGLAGCGPAFVYLFIEALADAGVQTGLPREIALKMAAQTVVGAGQLVLESQQHPGVLKDQVCSPGGSTIAGVASLEAHAFRGTVMDAVHQAYKRTQELGK; encoded by the coding sequence ATGAAGATTGGATTTATCGGCTTAGGGAATATGGGGGCTAGTCTGGCTAAGGCTGTTTTGCAGGTCAAGACAGGTGATCAGATTCTCCTTGCCAATCGGAGTCAAGCCAAGGTGGATGCTTTCATCGCCAACTTTGGTGGTCAGGCTTCCAGCAATGAAGAAATTTTTGCAGAAGCAGATGTGATTTTTCTAGGAGTGAAGCCTGCTCAGTTTTCTGAACTGCTTTCTCAATACCAGACCATCCTTGAAAAACGAGCAAGTCTTCTTTTGATCTCCATGGCAGCTGGATTGACCTTGGAAAAACTCGCTAGTCTTCTTCCAAGTCAGCACAGAATTATTCGTATGATGCCCAATACCCCTGCTTCTATTGGTCAAGGAGTGATTAGTTATGCATTGTCTCCTAATTGCAGGGTTGAGGACAGTGAGCTCTTTTGTCAGCTTTTAACTAAGGCTGGTCTCTTGGTTGAACTGGGAGAAGGATTAATCGACGCGGCGACAGGTCTTGCAGGTTGTGGACCAGCCTTTGTCTATCTCTTTATTGAGGCCTTGGCAGATGCAGGTGTGCAGACAGGATTACCACGAGAAATAGCATTGAAAATGGCAGCTCAAACTGTGGTAGGAGCTGGGCAATTGGTCCTTGAAAGTCAGCAACATCCTGGAGTATTGAAAGACCAAGTCTGTAGCCCAGGCGGTTCGACTATCGCTGGTGTAGCAAGCCTAGAAGCACATGCTTTTCGAGGAACAGTCATGGATGCAGTTCATCAAGCCTACAAACGAACACAAGAATTAGGTAAATAA
- a CDS encoding glutamate-5-semialdehyde dehydrogenase, which produces MVSTQEQFEQVQAVKKSINTASEEVKNQALLAMANHLLVATEEILAANALDMEEAKGKISDVMLDRLYLDAGRIEAMASGIREVVALPDPIGEVLETNHLENGLVITKKRVAMGVIGIIYESRPNVTSDAAALALKSGNAVVLRSGKDAYQTAHAIVTALKKGLEMTIIHPDVIQLVEDTSRESSYAMMKAKGYLDLLIPRGGAGLINAVVENAIVPVIETGTGIVHVYVDKDADDDKALSIINNAKTSRPSVCNAMEVLLVHEDKAAIFLPRLEQVLVENRKEAGLEPIQFRLDSKASQFVSGQAAEDQDFDTEFLDYVLAVKVVSSLEEAVAHIEAHSTHHSDAIVTENAEAAAYFTDQVDSAAVYVNASTRFTDGGQFGLGCEMGISTQKLHARGPMGLKELTSYKYVVTGDGQIRE; this is translated from the coding sequence ATGGTAAGTACACAAGAACAATTTGAACAGGTACAGGCTGTTAAAAAATCGATCAACACAGCTAGTGAAGAGGTGAAAAACCAAGCCTTGTTAGCCATGGCTAATCACTTATTAGTAGCTACTGAGGAGATTTTAGCGGCCAATGCCCTCGATATGGAAGAGGCCAAGGGTAAAATCTCAGATGTGATGCTGGATCGTCTTTATTTGGATGCAGGACGTATAGAAGCAATGGCAAGTGGGATTCGTGAAGTGGTTGCTTTACCAGATCCAATCGGTGAAGTTTTAGAAACCAATCATCTTGAAAATGGTTTGGTTATCACCAAAAAACGTGTGGCTATGGGTGTTATCGGTATTATATATGAAAGTCGTCCAAATGTGACGTCAGACGCAGCTGCTTTGGCTCTCAAGAGTGGAAATGCGGTTGTTCTTCGTAGTGGTAAGGACGCCTATCAAACAGCCCATGCCATTGTCACAGCCTTGAAGAAGGGCTTGGAAATGACTATTATTCACCCAGATGTGATTCAACTGGTGGAAGATACTAGCCGTGAAAGTAGTTATGCTATGATGAAGGCAAAGGGCTATCTAGACCTTCTCATACCTCGTGGAGGAGCTGGTTTGATCAATGCAGTGGTTGAAAATGCTATTGTACCAGTTATCGAGACAGGAACTGGGATTGTCCATGTTTATGTCGATAAGGACGCAGATGACGACAAGGCACTGTCTATCATCAACAATGCCAAAACCAGTCGTCCTTCTGTATGCAATGCCATGGAGGTTCTCCTTGTTCATGAAGACAAGGCAGCAATCTTCCTTCCTCGCTTGGAGCAAGTGCTAGTTGAGAATCGAAAAGAAGCTGGGTTGGAACCAATTCAATTCCGCTTGGATAGCAAAGCAAGCCAGTTTGTTTCAGGTCAAGCAGCTGAGGATCAAGACTTTGACACTGAATTTTTAGACTATGTCCTAGCTGTTAAGGTTGTGAGCAGTTTAGAAGAAGCGGTTGCCCATATTGAAGCCCACAGTACTCATCATTCGGACGCCATTGTGACAGAAAATGCTGAAGCTGCAGCTTACTTTACAGATCAGGTGGACTCTGCAGCTGTCTATGTCAATGCCTCAACTCGTTTTACCGATGGTGGTCAATTTGGTCTTGGATGTGAAATGGGGATTTCTACTCAGAAATTGCACGCGCGTGGTCCCATGGGCTTGAAGGAGTTGACTAGCTACAAGTATGTGGTTACTGGTGACGGACAGATAAGGGAGTAA
- the proB gene encoding glutamate 5-kinase, which produces MKYKRIVFKVGTSSLTNEDGSLSRSKVKAITQQLAMLHEAGHELILVSSGAIAAGFGALGFKKRPTKIADKQASAAVGQGLLLEEYTTNLLLRQIVSAQILLTQDDFVDKRRYKNAHQALSVLLSRGAIPIINENDSVVIDELKVGDNDTLSAQVAAMVQADLLVLLTDVDGLYTGNPNSDPRAKRLEKIETINREIIDMAGGAGSSNGTGGMLTKIKAATIATESGVPVYICSSLKSDAMIEAAEETKDGSYFVAQEKGLRTQKQWLAFYAQSQGSIWVDKGAAEALSQHGKSLLLSGIVDAEGAFSYGDIVTVFDKESGKSLGKGRVQFGASALEDMLRSQKAKGVLIHRDDWISITPEIQLLFTEF; this is translated from the coding sequence ATGAAATACAAACGGATTGTCTTTAAGGTGGGAACTTCTTCTCTGACGAATGAGGATGGAAGTTTATCACGTAGTAAGGTAAAGGCTATTACCCAGCAGTTGGCTATGCTGCACGAGGCTGGTCATGAATTGATTTTGGTGTCGTCAGGTGCCATTGCTGCAGGTTTTGGGGCCTTAGGATTTAAAAAGCGTCCGACTAAGATTGCTGATAAACAGGCTTCAGCAGCGGTAGGACAAGGGCTTTTGTTGGAAGAATACACGACCAACCTTCTCTTGCGCCAAATCGTTTCTGCACAAATCTTGCTGACCCAAGATGATTTTGTGGATAAGCGCCGTTATAAAAATGCCCATCAGGCTTTGTCAGTTCTACTTAGCCGTGGCGCGATTCCTATCATCAATGAGAATGACAGTGTCGTTATTGATGAGCTCAAGGTCGGGGACAATGATACTCTAAGTGCTCAGGTAGCAGCCATGGTCCAAGCAGATCTTTTGGTCCTCTTGACAGACGTAGACGGTCTTTATACTGGAAATCCTAATTCAGATCCAAGAGCCAAACGCTTGGAGAAAATTGAGACTATCAATCGTGAGATTATTGATATGGCCGGTGGAGCAGGTTCGTCTAATGGTACAGGTGGCATGTTAACCAAAATCAAAGCCGCAACTATCGCGACGGAATCAGGAGTTCCTGTTTATATCTGCTCATCCTTGAAGTCAGATGCCATGATTGAGGCAGCTGAGGAGACCAAGGATGGTTCCTACTTTGTTGCTCAAGAGAAGGGACTTCGTACCCAGAAACAATGGCTGGCCTTTTATGCTCAGAGTCAAGGTTCTATTTGGGTTGATAAAGGGGCTGCAGAAGCCCTCTCCCAACATGGAAAGAGTCTTCTTTTATCTGGTATTGTTGACGCAGAAGGAGCATTTTCTTACGGTGATATCGTGACAGTATTTGACAAGGAAAGTGGAAAATCACTTGGAAAAGGACGCGTGCAATTTGGGGCATCTGCTTTGGAGGATATGTTGCGTTCTCAAAAAGCCAAGGGTGTCTTGATTCACCGTGATGACTGGATTTCCATTACTCCTGAAATCCAACTACTCTTTACAGAATTTTAG
- a CDS encoding RluA family pseudouridine synthase codes for MEIKIETGGLRLDKALSDLTELSRSLANEQIKSGQVLVNGQVKKAKYTVQEGDIVTYHVPEPEVLEYVAENLPLEIIYQDEDVAVVNKPQGMVVHPSAGHISGTLVNALMYHIKDLSGINGVLRPGIVHRIDKDTSGLLMIAKNDEAHIALAQELKDKKSLRKYWAIVHGNLPNDRGVIEAPIGRSEKDRKKQAVTAKGKPAVTRFHVLERFGDYSLVELQLETGRTHQIRVHMAYIGHPVAGDEVYGPRKTLKGHGQFLHAKTLGFTHPRTGEILEFTADIPEIFKETLERLRKN; via the coding sequence ATGGAAATTAAAATTGAAACTGGTGGCCTGCGTTTAGATAAGGCTTTGTCGGATTTGACAGAATTATCACGCAGTCTCGCGAATGAACAAATTAAATCAGGTCAGGTCTTGGTCAATGGCCAAGTCAAGAAAGCTAAATACACTGTCCAAGAGGGCGATATCGTCACTTACCATGTGCCAGAACCAGAGGTTTTAGAGTATGTGGCTGAGAATCTTCCACTAGAAATCATCTACCAAGATGAGGATGTGGCTGTCGTTAACAAACCTCAGGGGATGGTTGTGCATCCGAGTGCTGGTCATATTAGTGGAACTCTGGTAAATGCCCTTATGTATCATATTAAGGACTTGTCGGGTATCAATGGGGTTCTGCGTCCAGGAATTGTTCACCGTATTGATAAAGATACGTCAGGCCTTCTCATGATTGCTAAAAATGATGAGGCGCATATAGCGCTTGCCCAAGAACTCAAGGATAAAAAGTCTCTCCGCAAATATTGGGCGATTGTTCATGGAAATCTGCCTAATGATCGCGGTGTGATTGAAGCGCCGATTGGCCGTAGTGAAAAAGATCGTAAGAAACAGGCTGTGACTGCTAAAGGGAAGCCTGCAGTGACCCGTTTCCACGTCTTGGAACGTTTTGGTGATTACAGCTTGGTAGAGTTGCAGCTAGAGACAGGACGCACTCATCAAATCCGTGTCCACATGGCTTATATCGGCCATCCAGTCGCTGGGGATGAAGTCTATGGCCCTCGCAAGACTTTGAAAGGACATGGACAATTTCTTCATGCCAAGACGCTAGGATTTACTCATCCACGAACAGGTGAGATTTTGGAATTTACAGCAGATATCCCAGAGATTTTTAAGGAAACCTTGGAGAGATTGAGAAAGAATTAG
- the lspA gene encoding signal peptidase II: MKKRGIVAVIVLLLIALDQLVKSYIVQQIPLGEVRSWIPNFISLTYLQNRGAAFSILQDQQFLFAIITLVVMVGAIWYLHKHMEDSLWMVLGLTLIIAGGLGNFIDRVSQGFVVDMFHLDFINFAIFNVADSYLTVGVIILLIAMLKEEINGN; the protein is encoded by the coding sequence ATGAAAAAAAGAGGAATAGTGGCAGTCATTGTACTGCTTTTGATTGCGCTGGATCAGTTAGTTAAATCCTATATCGTCCAGCAGATTCCACTGGGTGAAGTGCGCTCTTGGATTCCCAATTTTATTAGTTTGACCTACCTGCAAAATCGAGGGGCAGCCTTTTCTATCTTACAAGATCAGCAGTTCTTATTTGCTATTATTACACTGGTCGTTATGGTAGGTGCCATTTGGTATCTACATAAGCACATGGAGGACTCACTCTGGATGGTCTTGGGTTTGACCTTGATTATCGCAGGTGGTCTTGGAAATTTTATTGACAGGGTGAGTCAGGGCTTTGTTGTGGATATGTTTCACCTTGACTTTATCAACTTTGCAATTTTCAATGTGGCAGATAGCTATCTGACGGTTGGAGTGATTATTTTATTGATTGCAATGCTAAAAGAGGAAATAAATGGAAATTAA
- a CDS encoding LysR family transcriptional regulator, translated as MNIQQLRYVVAIANSGTFREAAEKMYVSQPSLSISVRDLEKELGFKIFRRTSSGTFLTRRGMEFYEKAQELVKGFDIFQNQYANPEEEKDEFSIASQHYDFLPPTITAFSERYPDYKNFRIFESTTVQILDEVAQGHSEIGIIYLNNQNKKGIMQRVEKLGLEVIELIPFQTHIYLREGHPLAQKDELVMEDLADLPTVRFTQEKDEYLYYSENFVDTSASSQMFNVTDRATLNGILERTDAYATGSGFLDSDSVNGITVIRLKDDLDNHMVYVKREEVELSQAGTLFVEVMQEYFNQKRKS; from the coding sequence ATGAACATTCAACAATTACGCTATGTTGTGGCCATTGCCAATAGTGGCACTTTCCGTGAAGCTGCTGAAAAGATGTATGTTAGTCAGCCGAGTCTGTCTATTTCTGTTCGTGATTTGGAAAAAGAGTTGGGCTTTAAGATTTTCCGTCGGACCAGCTCAGGGACTTTCTTGACTCGTCGTGGTATGGAATTCTATGAAAAAGCTCAAGAATTGGTTAAAGGATTTGATATTTTTCAAAATCAGTATGCCAATCCTGAAGAAGAAAAAGATGAATTTTCCATTGCTAGTCAGCACTATGACTTCTTGCCACCAACTATTACGGCCTTTTCAGAGCGCTATCCTGATTACAAAAATTTCCGTATTTTTGAGTCAACTACTGTTCAAATCTTAGACGAGGTAGCGCAAGGGCATAGTGAGATTGGGATTATCTACCTCAACAATCAAAATAAAAAGGGGATTATGCAACGGGTTGAAAAGTTAGGCCTTGAGGTCATTGAATTGATTCCCTTCCAGACTCATATTTATCTCCGTGAGGGGCATCCTTTGGCTCAGAAAGATGAATTGGTCATGGAGGATTTAGCAGATCTACCGACGGTTCGTTTCACTCAAGAGAAAGATGAGTACCTTTATTATTCAGAGAACTTTGTCGATACCAGCGCTAGCTCACAGATGTTTAATGTGACAGACCGTGCTACCTTGAATGGTATTTTGGAGCGGACGGACGCCTATGCGACAGGTTCTGGATTTTTAGATAGTGACAGTGTTAATGGCATCACAGTTATTCGTCTCAAGGATGACCTGGATAATCACATGGTCTATGTTAAACGTGAGGAAGTGGAGCTCAGTCAGGCTGGAACTCTTTTCGTAGAAGTCATGCAAGAATATTTTAATCAGAAGAGGAAATCATGA
- a CDS encoding DUF5301 domain-containing protein: MKHLITIIVCSISFLVLSACVSKKKLILPESEKISVISLQKKLSEDVKTINKREEISKLIEEIQKQSKSTSLESVNDQPTNVKDYIIIKFYHQNEEKDSAVYLYTKKKRQYIEQPYAGIWEVSPDIANRIEEIFSS; this comes from the coding sequence ATGAAACATCTTATCACCATAATAGTCTGTTCAATCTCTTTTCTTGTTTTATCTGCTTGTGTTAGTAAGAAAAAACTTATTCTTCCTGAATCTGAAAAGATCTCTGTTATTTCTCTGCAGAAAAAACTCTCTGAAGATGTTAAAACTATCAACAAGAGAGAAGAAATTTCAAAATTGATTGAGGAGATACAGAAACAGTCAAAATCCACCTCTTTGGAGAGTGTAAATGATCAACCGACAAATGTTAAAGATTATATCATTATCAAGTTTTATCATCAGAATGAAGAAAAGGATAGTGCAGTCTATCTATATACTAAGAAGAAAAGACAGTATATTGAGCAACCTTATGCTGGTATTTGGGAAGTAAGTCCAGATATAGCCAATAGGATTGAAGAGATTTTTTCTAGTTGA
- the rpmA gene encoding 50S ribosomal protein L27, with protein sequence MLKMTLNNLQLFAHKKGGGSTSNGRDSQAKRLGAKAADGQTVTGGSILYRQRGTHIYPGVNVGRGGDDTLFAKVEGVVRFERKGRDKKQVSVYPIAK encoded by the coding sequence ATGTTAAAAATGACTCTTAACAACTTGCAACTTTTCGCCCACAAAAAAGGTGGAGGTTCTACATCAAACGGACGTGATTCACAAGCGAAACGTCTTGGAGCTAAAGCAGCTGACGGACAAACTGTAACAGGTGGATCAATCCTTTACCGTCAACGTGGTACACACATCTATCCAGGTGTAAACGTTGGACGTGGTGGAGACGATACTTTGTTCGCTAAAGTTGAAGGCGTAGTACGCTTTGAACGTAAAGGACGCGATAAAAAACAAGTTTCTGTTTACCCAATCGCTAAATAA